In Deltaproteobacteria bacterium, the DNA window GAGACGGGTGAGAATGCCCTGTTTTGCGTATTCTTTTAGGTAAAGGGCTGCTATGACGCCAAACGGTGTGACGATGACGGACATGATGAGAACCATTACGACCGTGCCGAAGATGCACGGAAAGATTCCTCCCTCTGTGTTCGCCTCCCGCGGGTCTTCGGTCAGGAGTTCCCACAATTTCTCCGCGTAAAAGGCGAGTTTTGAGCCGACTCCCATCTCATTCGGGCGATACGCCCTTACCACCTTGGACAGTGGGATATCCACAGTACGTCCGTCCATGATCTCGGCAGTAAAGGATCCTTTGCCGATCTCCTGATAGAGCCCGATGAGCTGATCCTGGAAGGCCTTGTATTGGGAGTCCAATGCCTCCTTTTGCCGCTCCAGCTCGGCAAATTTTTCAGGATCGGTCTCGTTCGCCAGTTCGAGTTTGCGTTTCTTCAGGCGCAGGCGTTCGATCTTGTAATTTATGGACCCGATCTCGTCCCTCTCGATATGGCGTATTCGGTCATGAAGGGCAAGAACGCCTGGCAGCAGCTCCTGGAGCTTGGCCCAGGCGGATTCCCCTTCCGCCACAACCTTCCCGTCCACAGAGACCGATTTGATATATCCATAGAGATTCCCCCATTCCCGCCGCTCGACGACCATGAGGGCATGTGGGTACCGGGTCTCCTTGATGGATGTCTCTGGAACCCAGCGGAAATCGAACCCGAATTTGTCCCTGTTTCCGACCTTGACGAGATAACGTTTCTGGAGGGTGTCCGGGTCCCCTGCCGCAGATCCTGTCTTATCGGCGTGTTGTGCGGGAATTGTTTCTTCTTCAGTGATCTCTCCTATGAGGCGGCTCTGGGATCCATCCTCCACGACGATGGCTTCCATGACGTCTAAAGGCCAGAAAAAACCGAGTCCTCGGATGGCGATCAGAAGGATGATCCCGAAGACCGCGACAAGGCTTATACTCACGCCTCCGGCGCTCAGCCACACCCACGGGTCACCGCTTTTTATCCAATCGCGCATGGAGCTACCTTTTTAGAGAGTGCTGTATCTTTTTCTCAAACGGTGGCGCACGACCTCAGCCAGCGTGTTGAAGATGAAGGTCAGGCCGAAAAGTACGAGCCCTGAGAGAAAGAGGACGCGGAAGTGGGTGCTCGCCACCTCGGCCTCTGGCATCTCAACAGCAATGTTCGCGGAAAGGGAACGGAATCCCTGAAAGATGTTGAGGTCCATGATCGGGGTGTTTCCCGTTGCCATGAGAACGATCATGGTCTCTCCTACGGCCCTGCCGAGGCCCATCATGACAGCAGAAAAGATCCCGGGGCTTGCAGTAAACAGCACTACCTTCTGCAGGGTCTGCCAGGGTGTGGCCCCGAGGGCGAGGGATCCTTGCGTGAGGTGTTTGGGGACCCCGAATATGGCATCTTCTGTGATGGAGAAGATGACGGGTATCACTGCAAAGCCCATGGCAATACCGACTATGAGG includes these proteins:
- the pstA gene encoding phosphate ABC transporter permease PstA; its protein translation is MRDWIKSGDPWVWLSAGGVSISLVAVFGIILLIAIRGLGFFWPLDVMEAIVVEDGSQSRLIGEITEEETIPAQHADKTGSAAGDPDTLQKRYLVKVGNRDKFGFDFRWVPETSIKETRYPHALMVVERREWGNLYGYIKSVSVDGKVVAEGESAWAKLQELLPGVLALHDRIRHIERDEIGSINYKIERLRLKKRKLELANETDPEKFAELERQKEALDSQYKAFQDQLIGLYQEIGKGSFTAEIMDGRTVDIPLSKVVRAYRPNEMGVGSKLAFYAEKLWELLTEDPREANTEGGIFPCIFGTVVMVLIMSVIVTPFGVIAALYLKEYAKQGILTRLVRIAVNNLAGVPSIVYGVFGLGFFVYFIGGWIDEAFFPEALPDPTFGTPGLLWASLTLALLTLPVVIVSTEEGLARIPSNIREGSLALGATKAETLWRTIIPMASPAMMTGLILAVARAAGEVAPLMLVGVVKLAPSLPIDGNYPFIHLERKFMHLGFHIYDLGFQSPNVDAVRPLVFATAFLLVVVIMILNLTSIAIRNHLREKYRAIES